In Candidatus Omnitrophota bacterium, the genomic stretch ATGCCTCTGCTTCCATAACAGGGTCATTGGCTATGGCAATGGCTGTATTAACAAGCACGGCATCACAGCCTGATTCCATGCACAAGGCAGCATCGGCAGGGCTTCCTAATCCCGCGTCAACTATAACAGGAACGTCAATCTCATTTATCATTATCCTTACCATCTCCCTGGTCTTAAATCCCCTGCCGCTTCCGATAGTTGAACCTAAAGGCATTACTGCCGCTGCTCCGGCCTCTACCAGGGCCCTGGCTGTTATAAGATCAGGGTTCATATATGCCAACGGCACAAATCCTTCTGATGCCAGCGCCTTAGTCGCTTTCAGGGTCTCTATATTATCCGGCAAAAGGTATTTGTTGTCCGGTATGACCTCTATTTTTATCCAATTCCCGCAACCCATAGCTTTTCCGAGCCGGGCTATCCTTATGGCTTCATCCGCGTTCCTGGCTCCTGATGTGTTTATCATAATAGTGCAGTCCGAGGGTATATAATCCAATATATTCTCATCCGCTGATTTTTCATCCACACGCCTTAATGCTACCGTCACAACCTGGCATCCGCAAGCCCTTATGATATCACCTATAATACGCTTATCCGGAAATTTCCCGGTACCGACAAAAAGCCTGTTATTAAACGATCTGTCGGCTATCTTTAAAATATCCTCCATACTATCCTCCCCCTACAAAACTGACTATTTCAATAATATCGCCTTCTCTAAGTATTATCTCGTTCCACTTGTCCTTTGGGATAATATTATGATTATATTCTATAACTATTGCCCTTTCGGACAGCCCCTTTATCTTTATTAGCTCCGGCAGATTGCCGGCGCCCTCTATTTCATGGAACCTGCCGTTAATTTTTATCCGCATAGTTTGGCCCGGTTTTCAGGCTGATAATAGCTGTTTTAAGCCTTTTTACCTCAAGCGCGACATCATCGGCTTCTGTTATTGCCCGTATGACTGCTATGTTTTTTACTCCCATAGAGGCCAGCGTGCCGATATTGGACATATTGATACCGCCTATAAAAAAAACAGGCTTTCGGCTCTTTGACAATACCTCTCCTATGCCGTCTGTGCCTATCTTATAATTCTTTGTCTTTGTTTCAAACACGGGGCCAAACGCTATATAATCAAAATCCTGCTCCTGCGCCTTAAGAAATTGCCGGACAGAATGAGTGGATATGCCTATTATCCTGTCTCTGCCAAGTATGCCGCGTGTTAAAGGCAGTGGATATTTTATAATATCTTCCTGGCCCAGATGGACTCCGTCGGCATCAAGCCTTTTGGCGGCAACGGGGTCATCGTTAACAATAAAAGTTACAGATCTCTTTCTGCACAATGACCTGATATCTTTGGCGTATGATAAAAAATTTCCGCGTGAAAACGTTTTTTCTCTTACCTGCAGGATATCTATGCCCGCCTGAATCGCCTGATAAGCAATGTCCGCGGCAGGCCTTCCTTTGGTATATTCCGAACTCAACACAAGATACAAGTTACTATCTTTTACCATATACATAAAAACCTATGCTGTCAGCATAGGTGAAAAGGGCCTTTTTTAAAATTCCCTACGCTGGCATTATCCAGCCTGCCCGGTTTAATTTTCTAAAGCAGGTCCGCTTGGCCTTTTTGGCAAAAAAATGAAATTAGCCTCGGATCAGGTTCATCGGGTCTCCCGCTAAACGCGGGACTCTCAGGCCTGTATCAGGCCTCCCCTACACAATATAATTACAACATAGCTATAATATCAGCGGCTACCGGATATTTCGCAAAGCAGAACAACTGTAATTATAAAAAAGCGCTACTCTATTGCTTCTTTTCTATATTAGACCAGGTGTCCTTGAGTCCGACTATACGGTTAAATACAAGCCTGTCCTGGTTGGAATCTTTATCCAGGCAAAAATATCCCTGCCTCTCAAATTGATATGAAGCTCCGTTAACAGCT encodes the following:
- a CDS encoding thiazole synthase — translated: MEDILKIADRSFNNRLFVGTGKFPDKRIIGDIIRACGCQVVTVALRRVDEKSADENILDYIPSDCTIMINTSGARNADEAIRIARLGKAMGCGNWIKIEVIPDNKYLLPDNIETLKATKALASEGFVPLAYMNPDLITARALVEAGAAAVMPLGSTIGSGRGFKTREMVRIMINEIDVPVIVDAGLGSPADAALCMESGCDAVLVNTAIAIANDPVMEAEAFALAVKAGRRHYVLNSTMASPGPAAQASSPLTGFLRD
- the thiS gene encoding sulfur carrier protein ThiS yields the protein MRIKINGRFHEIEGAGNLPELIKIKGLSERAIVIEYNHNIIPKDKWNEIILREGDIIEIVSFVGGG
- the thiE gene encoding thiamine phosphate synthase — protein: MYMVKDSNLYLVLSSEYTKGRPAADIAYQAIQAGIDILQVREKTFSRGNFLSYAKDIRSLCRKRSVTFIVNDDPVAAKRLDADGVHLGQEDIIKYPLPLTRGILGRDRIIGISTHSVRQFLKAQEQDFDYIAFGPVFETKTKNYKIGTDGIGEVLSKSRKPVFFIGGINMSNIGTLASMGVKNIAVIRAITEADDVALEVKRLKTAIISLKTGPNYADKN